A single Gasterosteus aculeatus chromosome 2, fGasAcu3.hap1.1, whole genome shotgun sequence DNA region contains:
- the mapk14a gene encoding mitogen-activated protein kinase 14A isoform X2 — MSQKERPKFYREELNKTIWEVPERYRNLSPVGSGAYGSVCSAFDLKIGMEVAVKKLSRPFQSIIHAKRTYRELRLLEHMKHENVIGLLDVFTPATSLNEFTDVYLVTHLMGADLNNIVKCQKLTDDHVQFLIYQILRGLKYIHSADIIHRDLKPSNLAVNEDCELRILDFGLARHTDDEMTGYVATRWYRAPEIMLNWMHYNMTVDIWSVGCIMAELLTGKTLFPGTDHINQLQQIMRLTGTPPASLINRMPSHEARNYISSLPNMPKRNFASVFIGANPQAVDLLEKMLVLDTDKRITASEALAHPYFAQYHDPDDEPEAEPYDQSFESRELEIEEWKRLTYAALCSFEPPTFDDDGMA, encoded by the exons ATGTCGCAGAAAGAAAGACCCAAGTTCTATCGGGAGGAGCTCAACAAGACGATATGGGAAGTCCCGGAGCGCTACCGAAACCTGTCCCCGGTGGGCTCCGGTGCCTACGGATCCGTGTG TTCTGCATTTGACCTTAAGATTGGTATGGAGGTAGCTGTGAAGAAACTCTCTCGGCCATTTCAATCCATCATCCATGCCAAGAGAACGTACAGAGAGCTGCGGTTGCTGGAgcacatgaaacatgaaaat GTGATTGGCCTCCTAGATGTCTTCACCCCCGCTACTAGTCTGAACGAATTCACTGATGT GTATCTCGTGACTCACCTAATGGGGGCAGATCTCAACAACATAGTGAAATGTCAGAAACTCACCGATGACCATGTCCAGTTCCTCATATACCAGATCCTCAGAGGGTTAAAG TATATCCACTCAGCAGACATTATTCACAGA GATTTGAAACCGAGTAATCTGGCGGTGAATGAGGACTGCGAGCTGAGG ATTCTGGACTTCGGCTTGGCGCGGCACACGGATGACGAGATGACCGGCTACGTGGCCACTCGCTGGTACCGCGCCCCGGAGATCATGCTGAACTGGATGCATTACAACATGACGG tTGATATTTGGTCAGTTGGCTGTATAATGGCAGAACTTCTGACTGGAAAAACTCTGTTTCCTGGAACTGACC ATATAAACCAGCTTCAGCAGATAATGCGTCTAACGGGAACGCCCCCAGCGTCTCTAATAAACAGGATGCCCAGCCACGAG GCCAGGAACTACATCAGTTCCTTGCCAAATATGCCCAAGAGGAACTTTGCTAGTGTCTTCATTGGTGCCAACCCACAAG CTGTGGACCTTCTGGAGAAAATGCTGGTTCTGGATACAGACAAGCGGATAACGGCGTCCGAGGCTCTGGCTCACCCGTACTTCGCCCAGTACCACGACCCCGACGACGAGCCGGAGGCGGAGCCGTACGACCAGAGCTTCGAGAGCCGCGAGCTGGAGATTGAAGAGTGGAAAC GATTAACCTACGCGGCGTTGTGTAGCTTTGAGCCACCAACCTTTGACGATGACGGCATGGCGTAA
- the mapk14a gene encoding mitogen-activated protein kinase 14A isoform X1, protein MSQKERPKFYREELNKTIWEVPERYRNLSPVGSGAYGSVCSAFDLKIGMEVAVKKLSRPFQSIIHAKRTYRELRLLEHMKHENVIGLLDVFTPATSLNEFTDVYLVTHLMGADLNNIVKCQKLTDDHVQFLIYQILRGLKYIHSADIIHRDLKPSNLAVNEDCELRILDFGLARHTDDEMTGYVATRWYRAPEIMLNWMHYNMTVDIWSVGCIMAELLTGKTLFPGTDQIDQLKLIMMLVGTPGPEHLMKISSDSARNYISSLPNMPKRNFASVFIGANPQAVDLLEKMLVLDTDKRITASEALAHPYFAQYHDPDDEPEAEPYDQSFESRELEIEEWKRLTYAALCSFEPPTFDDDGMA, encoded by the exons ATGTCGCAGAAAGAAAGACCCAAGTTCTATCGGGAGGAGCTCAACAAGACGATATGGGAAGTCCCGGAGCGCTACCGAAACCTGTCCCCGGTGGGCTCCGGTGCCTACGGATCCGTGTG TTCTGCATTTGACCTTAAGATTGGTATGGAGGTAGCTGTGAAGAAACTCTCTCGGCCATTTCAATCCATCATCCATGCCAAGAGAACGTACAGAGAGCTGCGGTTGCTGGAgcacatgaaacatgaaaat GTGATTGGCCTCCTAGATGTCTTCACCCCCGCTACTAGTCTGAACGAATTCACTGATGT GTATCTCGTGACTCACCTAATGGGGGCAGATCTCAACAACATAGTGAAATGTCAGAAACTCACCGATGACCATGTCCAGTTCCTCATATACCAGATCCTCAGAGGGTTAAAG TATATCCACTCAGCAGACATTATTCACAGA GATTTGAAACCGAGTAATCTGGCGGTGAATGAGGACTGCGAGCTGAGG ATTCTGGACTTCGGCTTGGCGCGGCACACGGATGACGAGATGACCGGCTACGTGGCCACTCGCTGGTACCGCGCCCCGGAGATCATGCTGAACTGGATGCATTACAACATGACGG tTGATATTTGGTCAGTTGGCTGTATAATGGCAGAACTTCTGACTGGAAAAACTCTGTTTCCTGGAACTGACC AAATTGATCAGTTGAAGCTAATCATGATGCTCGTCGGAACACCAGGGCCCGAGCACTTGATGAAAATATCTTCAGACTCT GCCAGGAACTACATCAGTTCCTTGCCAAATATGCCCAAGAGGAACTTTGCTAGTGTCTTCATTGGTGCCAACCCACAAG CTGTGGACCTTCTGGAGAAAATGCTGGTTCTGGATACAGACAAGCGGATAACGGCGTCCGAGGCTCTGGCTCACCCGTACTTCGCCCAGTACCACGACCCCGACGACGAGCCGGAGGCGGAGCCGTACGACCAGAGCTTCGAGAGCCGCGAGCTGGAGATTGAAGAGTGGAAAC GATTAACCTACGCGGCGTTGTGTAGCTTTGAGCCACCAACCTTTGACGATGACGGCATGGCGTAA